In the Acetomicrobium sp. S15 = DSM 107314 genome, one interval contains:
- a CDS encoding 4Fe-4S binding protein, giving the protein MAVYIDKNLCKGCGLCIHFCPWS; this is encoded by the coding sequence ATGGCAGTTTATATAGATAAGAATCTGTGCAAAGGGTGCGGACTGTGCATCCACTTTTGCCCGTGGTCATAG